CTAGCCGATCCGCTAATACACCCTCCTTTTCGACTTGTCTAATGGCCTGCGCGTAGTTTGTTAATTGGCCATCATCATCAAAAGCTAAGTCACCGAATGTCTCTAAACCAAAAGTGATTTTATCCATTGCTAGAGCTCCTTTTTATCTTACTTTTAGTAAGTAAAACATATATCAGCACTGAATTCAATACACGCAGTATTTTGGTTTGTGGTGATTGTGCATTTGTTGTGCATTTTAATCGAGTTGTCCACAAAATTGTGTACTCTCTGTCTGCTGATTGTCCGTTACAGTCGTTAGTTTGAACCGTTGCTATACAGGCATTTAAGCACAAAAAAACCGCCATGACGGCGGTTATTCCCAAGGACACCAGATTTGCATCTAGTGCCCCCTCCCGGATTCGAACCGGGGACCTTGGGATTAAAAATCCCCTACTCTAACCAGCTGAGTTAAAGGGGCATTGCTTAACAGCAACAAGAAATATTTTATAGGAATCGAAATAAATTTGCAAGCATTTTTTAAAGAGTTGTATCTTTAAGAACAAATTCATGAGGCAGAATGACCGTGGGATCATCGACAGGGTCACCAGACATGAGCTTAGTCAGCAAACGCATCGACACGGCACCAATATCAAATTCCGGCTGTGTGACCGATGAAATAGCCGGCCGCGTCATTTTGACCAGTTTCGTATCGTTGGATGAGATAATTTGGAAATCAGCCGGTACTTTCACATGATTGTCCAGCATATAATTCAAAATACCAATCGCAGGTTCATCCTCGCCGACGATAACGCCCTTTATGCCGTCTTCCAACAAATGATGGGCAAGATTATAGCCCGAACGGTAATCGTCCTCTGATTCATATATTTTGCCCTTGCTGACAGCTTTTAGGAAACCTTGCTGCCTCAAAGCAGACAAGCCGCTTTCTCCAGGATTATCGACAAGCGCAATTTGCGTGTCTGACAGATGCTGTTTCAAAATATCACCGGCCTGCTGAAAAGCCTGAACATAATCGATATTAACTGATGGCAATTTGCCATCTTGTGCAACCGACCCAGCAAAAACAACCGGTACGGGCGAGCTCTTCAACAAATCGAACATCTCTTGGGAAGTCTTGTTGCCAATATATACTATTCCGTCGACATGCTGAGACATCAAAGTCTCAAAAGCCTCTTTCCCAGCGGTGGGATTATTGTCCGAAACAGACAACGAAACTGAATAATCATAAATTTTGGCCACAGCATCAATGCCTTGTGCCAATTCAGCAAAATACAAATCCGTCAAATCAGGTACCATCATGCCCACCATTGTTGTCTTGGAACTAGCCAATCCCTTTGCCATGGCATTTGGGCGGTAATTCAACTCTTTGATTGCTTTAAGAACTTTTCTTTTTGTTTCTTCTTTAACTTTGCCGTTATTATTAACGACACGACTAACCGTAGCTAAGCTGACACCTGCCCTTTCGGATACGTCGTAAATTGTTGGTTGCTTATTTTCTGACATCACTTCTACCTAGTATAAATAATCATAACGATAATTAAAAGAGATTACAAACGCTTACAATTCTTATTTAGTTTTCGTTACAAAAAAACTAGGATCAAGTCCTAGCTGCCAAATCATTATTTGTCTTTGGTATCGTCATCGCTTTCATCGGATGCTGGCGTATCTTTTGTGAGATCATCCTTCAAAGCATCATCTTCTTCTAGATCGATATCCTCTTTAGAAAAATGCTGACGCAGGTCGTCAACGGTTGCCTTGGCTTTTTCAACATATGGCGTCATAGCTTCTCTGGCCTTTTCTGTATAAGGCGCAGCTTTGTCTATTAAATCACCCGCTGTATCTTTCGCTCTTTCAAGATACGGAGAAGCCTTTTCAGCGAAGTCGCTGGCCTTATCTTTCAGGTCTTGATAACTGTCGGCATATTTGGAGTTCTTCAACTGCTCATCTAATTCGCCGACCTTGCTTTTGGCTTTTTCTGTCAGATCACCGGCCAAATCCGCACCAGCGTAAGCGGCATCGTAGCTCAAATCTTTCAATTTGCTGCCGGCCTCTTTAGCTTTGCGTGTTAACTCTTCCTGCTTCTCTTTTGGCAGTGCCTTAAAAGCTGCAAAGGCGGCTGCTCCTGCCAATATTCCTGCAATTAATCCTTTTGCCATCTTTTATCCTTTCCTTGCACGACTTTTTTTGAAACGATTCAGGGCTGCTTGGCCGACCGTGAAAAGCACACCTGATTTGATTGCCGAATCTGCAAGTCCGCTTACCATTTTTTTGACTTTAGTCTTTTTATCGACGACTTCGGTTTTCTTTTTATTAATCTTGTCTGTAAAATGGCTAACGGTTGAACCTAAATCTGCTGTTGCCTGCACAACTGGATCCAAACGAGCAACTTTGCTGGTCATATCCTTAAGCAGCGACTTTGTGGTCGATGTCATCTGGTCGACGTCGCTTGCGATTGGTTCGATGTGCTTTTTTAAAATTAACACAGTCCGATTAATTGAAATTAAAACGACCACAATCGCGATGACCAAAACTGCAAAAGCAATTGCAGCAATCAATGCCGCTATTTGACCAAGTTCCATGTTTCCTCCTCTTGTTGCTTTTATTATACCTAGTTTTTTGGCCGATTATCTTGCAAATCTACGAGCCCAGCCGGTAATTTTCTGAAAATCCTGCGTGTAAAAATCGAGTTGGAAAAAAGTTGGGCTGACTTTCAATATGGCAAATGTACCGCCTATTTTGCGTTGCGGCCCTCTCGGAAAACTCGTTGAACCCGGATTGATAAACAGCTTATTATCATGCATCTGTGCAAAAGGGATGTGCGTATGTCCAAAAAGAACAATGTCCGCATGAACTTTACCAGCTGCCTTATTCAAAGTTGACAAACCGTACGTAACCCGTTGCAAATGTCCATGCGTCTGATAAATCCGAATGTGGTCTTGCGGATTTTCGTAAACCTGTTCGACAGGATATCGCGAGTCATAATCCATGTTTCCTAAGACAACGTGAATACCCTGCCAAATGGGATCTGATGCGTCAAATTCTGAGTCGCCATTATAAAAAACGGCCGCCAGCTGAGGATCTCTGCGACCGTAATCTAAAATAGATTGGAAAGTGCCCCGATCACCATGGCTGTCGCTAAAAATTAAATAATTCATTCAAAAAGGCCCTGATCGCTGATTTTCAGCTCTTTAACAGTTAACTGATCGTCGCCTAGCCAGCGTTTGGCAAATTTAGCAAAACGATCAATGCTGCCTGTGGTATAAATGGTATCCCCAGTATGCGAATTGATTTTTGTCGAATCGTACAAAGCGTCATCAGCTTTTAAAATCTCGAACGTCTGACCAATTTCGGCAATGGCAGGGTCCACAATCGTCACGTCCGGGCCGCAAGCTTCACTAATTTCTTTGGTCAAAATCGGAAAATGGGTGCAGCCCAAAACCAAGGCATCAGCTTTTTGGCCGTCTACCGTTTCGCTAACCCAGTCATGAAGCTGTGCGTATACAGCCGCCTGAGCCTGTTTGGTCCCAGCTAAATCATGTTCGACCATTTGAACAAAATCCGGCAAGGCCTTTTGCCTGACGATTAGGTTGGCATTTAAGGATTTAAGGGTATTGTAATAAGCTTTTGAATCCACGGTGGACTGAGTCCCAACAATATCAATATGCAGGTTTCTCGTTGCGTTGATCCCGCTGATAGCGCCGGCATAAATCACGCCAATGACCGGAATCGACAAGTGCGCTCTTAAATCCGGTAAAGCCTGTGCCGTAGCAGTATTACAAGCAACAACTAAGATTTTAATATCATGTTTTTTAACCAAAAAATCCGCCATTTGCAGACTGAATTTAACAATCTCGGCATGTGGACGCGGGCCATAGGGCAGGCGTGCTTCATCCCCGACAAAGTAGACCGATTCGTTCGGTATTTGTTTTAAAGCTTCAGCAACAACGGTTAATCCGCCTAAGCCTGAGTCAATATATCCAATTCCACGATTATCCATATCTACAGTATAGAATGTTTCAAAATCTTTTATGCTAAGCGTCAAAAAGCTATACTGAATGATGTGAAAAAAGACGCGTTTAAAAATCTATCAGAAATTGAAAATAATCAAACGGCCTTCTCACTGGCTTTGCTCCGGGACGGCATCCTTAATGACATCCTAAGCGACGATGCCAACGATATTCTATATTACGCCGGCAAGGAAGTGGCTCGCCAATTCTATACCAAGACGCTGAACGGTATTCAAGAATTTTTTAACGCTGCCGGTTGGGGCACCATCGAGATTTCGTCTCAAAAAGAAGATAAAGAGACTTGGCTTCTCAGTGGTGAGGTTGTCAAAATCAGGCATTTAGCTACCGAAGATCCTGCTTTTTTTCTTGAAGCCGGTTTTTTGGCACAGGAAATCCAGCAGCAGACACACCGTTCGACAGAATGCTCATATCAAACAGACGATAAAACACGTGTGATTTTTACAGTTTATATTGATTGATTGACTCAATCGTTATCGACGGCTTTTGCCGCCCATTTCAATCGGATTCGATAAAAACTTAATTCTTTCGATAATGCGCGCCGCTTTGATTGGCTCAGAGACGCCGCGTGCAACAGCCAAATACTGTTCTTCAAGTGATTTCATATCAAAATTGGACGTGAAAAATGTTGGCCTCAAATCATTCATTCGGCTGTCAAGAATAGTTGCCAACACATTATCTCTCACCCAAGTAGTTAAATCACCGGCACCGATATCGTCAATCACCAACACCTCGGCTTGTGAAATTCGTCGAATCAGCCGCTGTTTTTCCAGCATCTGCAAATCGTTTAGTCGTGTAATCAAAGCAGAGAAATTTACAAAAGCTGTTTTAATATTTTTCATGGCAAGTTCATTGAGCAGTGCAGACATTAAATAACTTTTCCCCACACCAAAATTGCCCCACAAGTAGATGCCCTTGTGGAATTTTTTTGTCTTACTGTATGTTTCTGCAAAATTTATGGCTGCAATCAAAGCCTGATTACGCTGTTCATCAATTTCAAAATCCGAAAAAGAGACTTTGAACAAGCTGGCCGATTGGCCGATACGCAGACTGTTTTCCTGAGGGTTCGCAGTGGTCTTCTGATAAAAAATATCAATTCTGCCATCCAGCAAGACAAGCTCCGGCCGGTAATCAGGAAATAAAGGGTGCGCTAATTGATCCACAAAATCGGAAAGAACACTGCTGTTATTCTCCAATAACCCACGATCAGCCGATAAGTGATGTGCTGCAACAAACTGCGCAACTTGGGGATTTTTTAAAAGGTCTTCGAGAGTCATTTATCCTTCTTTTCCTGCTGGTACTTGGCCAAAGCCTCCGAAGCCAACTGATTATCTGTTTTCTGGGTGTTGCCGTAGCTAATCTTTTTTTCCTTCTGCAGGGGCCCTTTTTTATGATAACTGCGTTTTTGCAGCTGTTTTTGTTGACGGCTTTTAATTGATAAAACGGCATCCTGAGCCGTTTTAACCTTGCTCTGCAGAAATGAATCCGCAATGGCTTGTGAGAGCGGACCAGGCAGATTACTGGATTCTAATCCAATCAGGACCTGATGAATGAGAATATTGATCACTTCTGGTGCAAGACCCAGATCCAAAAGCTGCTGCAGAATTTTTTGCTCTGAGCTTGTGATGATGCCGCCCTTATCAGCTTTAAGCTGTCCCAAAAAATCATAAGGCCGCAGTTCCTTGGCCGCTCGAATTAAAGCCTGCTCATCGGCAGACAGCTGGATTGTGTCTTCTGCTGGACGCGATGATGACGGCAAAACACCTATTGGCTGTATTTGGCCAGCCTGTCTGTACTGATTAAGCTGCTGGAAAAACAGACCGTGGTCGATTGTTTTATCATCAATTAGCAGCGATTTGGCTAATAATCCCAACAATTGTTCTTCGTTGAAGCCATAAATCAAATGCTGAGCCAGGATAAAATTATGTTCTTTGGTGACTTCCTGCTCGGAAACACCGTATTTCTTTAGGTTTTGTTCGATTAAAGAAAAATTGAAATCGGCCGCCTGCAGCGGTGCCTGGTCAACTTGTTTAGCCCGACTCAATCGATCCTGATCGGGAACATTTTGCAAATGCAGGCTGCCAAATGCTTCATAAAAATTAGCATTGCTCTTCAACCCGCGAGGAGATAAATTATCCTGTTTTGTTTTTTCCAATAATTGAGAAAAAGTTTCCTGTCCGACAAGACTATAAAAGAAACTGACCAGCAGATCATCACTGAAAAACGCCGCTTCCGATAGCGGCAATTTGACATCAAAAGTGAGCGAAGCCCCTTGAAGATAGCTGTCAAGCAGTCCGCAAGCCTCCAATTTTTTTTTCGCATTATCGAAATCAGCCAGGGAAATATTCTGGCGATCCAGCAGATCGTTTAGTTGGCCCTTTTGCTGGTCATTAACGGCCAGCTGCAGGTACAAAGCCAGCGCATCACTGCCGATTAAGGGCAGATATAGCGTAGTTAAGCGCTGCAAAGATTGTTGGCTTAGCGATACAGGCCGGCTGTTAAAATCCCAATAAGCCTTTAATTGTGTCGTATTCTCGATCATGCTTGTAAACTATTTTCAGAAATAAATTGTAGCACGCATTTTTTCAAGGCATTCTTGTCGCCAGTGTTTTCGATCACAAAATCTGCTAAAGCGGCCTTTTCCGATAGAGGCATTTGAGAAGCAATACGATTCACAGCGTCCTGTTGGGAAAGATGGTCCCGCTGCATGATGCGGTCAATGCGCGTTTTTTTATCAGCGTTAACAACAATAACTGCGTCCAGATCCTTTTCCCAATGACGTTCGTACAACAAAGGAATATCGACGATCAGTGTATGAACGCGTCCTTCGTTTTCCAAGAATTCCATGCGCATCTGTATCAGCTGCTTAATTGACGGCTGCAGAATGGCATTCAATTGCTTCAAAGCACGCGGATCAGAAAAGACTATTTGGCCTAATTTTTTTCTGTCCAGTGATGCGCCTTTCATGACAGAAATGCCAAATGCATTCTTAATTTCTTCCAGTTCAAAACGACCAGGCATCACAACCTCATGCGCAACTTGATCAGCATCAATAATCGTATAACCTAATTCAGCAAAAATTTTTGCGACAGTTGTTTTACCACTGCCGATGCCGCCGGTTAAACCTATTTTTTTAATTTTCATTTCTGACAATGTGGACAATATGTCGTTCCTCTTTGTGCAACTTTTATTTTGACCAGTTCATACCCATCCCGCTCACATGGCTGGCCAACACGGCCATATGCGTGCAGCTTATCCTGCATATGTCCGGCATGCCCGGACGCATCAATAAAGGAGTGGACAGTGGAACCACCCTGATCAATGGCAAAAGCCAGCTCCTGAATGATATTCTCACGCAATAGCTCTGCTTCTTCCCGGTTGATTCGACAAGCCGGCCGCAATGGGTTGATTTTACTCATCCAAAGGACTTCATCAGCATAAATATTACCTAAACCAGCAAGGTTATTCTGATCCAAAAGCCAGCCTTTGATAGCCTTTTTTGATTTTTGCAAACGAGCAAATAAGTAATCCAAGGTCAAAGTGGCCTCGGTCGGTTCCGGTCCCATCGTAGCTAAAGATCTGACCTCTTCGGTCTCTTGGCCAGTGACCACCAGCTGCATTTTACCGAATTTTCTCGTATCATCATAAAATATCTGTGAGCCGTTTGCCAGCTTGAAGATCGCCTCGGTATGCTTTCTCGGTTGAGCACTGCCATCCTCAATCGCATAGCGCCCTTCCATACGCATATGAGAAACAATCGTCTGCCGATTATTTAACCGTAAAAGAAGAAACTTACCACGTCGATCTACTTCCCGAACGGTACTGCCAGTCACCTGCTGGATAAATTCTTCCGGATCGCCAAGCAATAATTTGCGATACAGAACTTGTACAGCAACAATCTTTTCATTAGCAAAATATTTACTCAGGCCGCGACGAACTGTTTCCACTTCAGGCAGTTCAGGCATTGTTTCCTCCAAATATTATCGACTCGGCTTTCTTGATATAGGGCAGATTGTCAGCAGCGATAAACTGTGTCAGCTCAGTAATTGGGACGAATCGAATCTGTTCGATTTCAGATTTTTGAATTTGAAAAGCCGATAGAGGCAGGTCAACTTTAATGGCATACCAGTCATCAAAAACCGGCCAATGACGAAAACTTTCCACAAAATTTTCTGTTTTAAATGCATAGTTCAAATTAATTTCTTCTTTAACCTCGCGCCGGATCGCAGTCAATGACGTTTCACCAGCCAAAGCTGAGCCGCCAGTTTCCAAATCCCATTCTCCGGGACGCCCGATTTTATTAAACGAGCGCTGCTGCAAAAGGACTTCGTGTTCAAAATTAAAAATTGTAGCGTTGACGACTAAATGCCATTCACCTGCAGAAAACGCTTGGCCACGCCTTTTTTGGCCAATGATTTCTCGACGTTTGTTTAACAGGTCCCAGTGTTCGCCTAATTTGTCGGCACGCTGATCCAATTCATTTTTCGTCATACCAATTCGCTCCATAATGTGCCTCAACCCGTAAAGGAACATTCAGTTTGACGGCTGAGTCCATCACAGCAGGTACAAGTTTCTCTAATATTTCAATCTCGCTGTCAGGTGCCTCAAAAATCAATTCATCGTGAACCTGCAGCAGCATGCGAGCCTGCAGATTTTTCGATGTTAATGCCTCCTGCATCTTGATCATGGCAATTTTAATAATGTCAGCCGCCGAACCCTGAATCGGCGTATTTGTAGCGGTTCTCTCGGCAAATGAACGCAGATTGAAATTTTTACTGTGAATATCCGGCAGGTAACGACGACGATGTGCGATTGTTTCAACAAAGCCTTGCTTATGCGCCAGTGCGATGATGGCATCAATCCAGACTTTCACGCTTGGAAATTCGCGAAAATAGGTTTCAATAATTTCTTTTCCGGCCTGTCGCGAGATACCCAAACGCTGGGCCAGGCCGAAATCCGAAATACCATAAACAATTCCAAAGTTAACGGCTTTGGCCATCCGCCGCTGATCAAAACTAATTTCAGCCTTCGGATCAAGGCCGAAAATCGATCTAGCAGTTGCTGCGTGAATATCCTCACCAGTCTCAAAAGCTTTTTTTAAATTAGCATCCCCTGTCACATGCGCTAAGACACGCAATTCAATCTGGGAATAATCAGCACCAAAAATTTTCCAACCAGGCTGGCTTGGCACAAAAGCCTTGCGAATCCGTTTGCCCTCTTCATCACGATCAGGAATATTCTGCATATTCGGATCGACCGAAGAAAGACGTCCTGTCTGAGTCAGCGTTTGCAGATACCGTGTGTGAATTTTGCTGTCCTTTGGATTAACAACTTCCAAGAGTCCTTTGACATATGTCGAATTCAATTTGGCTAATTGCCGGTACTGCAAGATCAGCTGGACAAAAGGATAGTGCTCAGC
The Oenococcus kitaharae DSM 17330 DNA segment above includes these coding regions:
- the zapE gene encoding AFG1/ZapE family ATPase, with the translated sequence MTLEDLLKNPQVAQFVAAHHLSADRGLLENNSSVLSDFVDQLAHPLFPDYRPELVLLDGRIDIFYQKTTANPQENSLRIGQSASLFKVSFSDFEIDEQRNQALIAAINFAETYSKTKKFHKGIYLWGNFGVGKSYLMSALLNELAMKNIKTAFVNFSALITRLNDLQMLEKQRLIRRISQAEVLVIDDIGAGDLTTWVRDNVLATILDSRMNDLRPTFFTSNFDMKSLEEQYLAVARGVSEPIKAARIIERIKFLSNPIEMGGKSRR
- a CDS encoding LacI family DNA-binding transcriptional regulator, whose amino-acid sequence is MSENKQPTIYDVSERAGVSLATVSRVVNNNGKVKEETKRKVLKAIKELNYRPNAMAKGLASSKTTMVGMMVPDLTDLYFAELAQGIDAVAKIYDYSVSLSVSDNNPTAGKEAFETLMSQHVDGIVYIGNKTSQEMFDLLKSSPVPVVFAGSVAQDGKLPSVNIDYVQAFQQAGDILKQHLSDTQIALVDNPGESGLSALRQQGFLKAVSKGKIYESEDDYRSGYNLAHHLLEDGIKGVIVGEDEPAIGILNYMLDNHVKVPADFQIISSNDTKLVKMTRPAISSVTQPEFDIGAVSMRLLTKLMSGDPVDDPTVILPHEFVLKDTTL
- a CDS encoding YfcE family phosphodiesterase — encoded protein: MNYLIFSDSHGDRGTFQSILDYGRRDPQLAAVFYNGDSEFDASDPIWQGIHVVLGNMDYDSRYPVEQVYENPQDHIRIYQTHGHLQRVTYGLSTLNKAAGKVHADIVLFGHTHIPFAQMHDNKLFINPGSTSFPRGPQRKIGGTFAILKVSPTFFQLDFYTQDFQKITGWARRFAR
- a CDS encoding DnaD domain protein, whose amino-acid sequence is MIENTTQLKAYWDFNSRPVSLSQQSLQRLTTLYLPLIGSDALALYLQLAVNDQQKGQLNDLLDRQNISLADFDNAKKKLEACGLLDSYLQGASLTFDVKLPLSEAAFFSDDLLVSFFYSLVGQETFSQLLEKTKQDNLSPRGLKSNANFYEAFGSLHLQNVPDQDRLSRAKQVDQAPLQAADFNFSLIEQNLKKYGVSEQEVTKEHNFILAQHLIYGFNEEQLLGLLAKSLLIDDKTIDHGLFFQQLNQYRQAGQIQPIGVLPSSSRPAEDTIQLSADEQALIRAAKELRPYDFLGQLKADKGGIITSSEQKILQQLLDLGLAPEVINILIHQVLIGLESSNLPGPLSQAIADSFLQSKVKTAQDAVLSIKSRQQKQLQKRSYHKKGPLQKEKKISYGNTQKTDNQLASEALAKYQQEKKDK
- a CDS encoding DUF948 domain-containing protein; amino-acid sequence: MELGQIAALIAAIAFAVLVIAIVVVLISINRTVLILKKHIEPIASDVDQMTSTTKSLLKDMTSKVARLDPVVQATADLGSTVSHFTDKINKKKTEVVDKKTKVKKMVSGLADSAIKSGVLFTVGQAALNRFKKSRARKG
- a CDS encoding YslB family protein — translated: MKKDAFKNLSEIENNQTAFSLALLRDGILNDILSDDANDILYYAGKEVARQFYTKTLNGIQEFFNAAGWGTIEISSQKEDKETWLLSGEVVKIRHLATEDPAFFLEAGFLAQEIQQQTHRSTECSYQTDDKTRVIFTVYID
- a CDS encoding NUDIX hydrolase, encoding MTKNELDQRADKLGEHWDLLNKRREIIGQKRRGQAFSAGEWHLVVNATIFNFEHEVLLQQRSFNKIGRPGEWDLETGGSALAGETSLTAIRREVKEEINLNYAFKTENFVESFRHWPVFDDWYAIKVDLPLSAFQIQKSEIEQIRFVPITELTQFIAADNLPYIKKAESIIFGGNNA
- the murI gene encoding glutamate racemase; translation: MDNRGIGYIDSGLGGLTVVAEALKQIPNESVYFVGDEARLPYGPRPHAEIVKFSLQMADFLVKKHDIKILVVACNTATAQALPDLRAHLSIPVIGVIYAGAISGINATRNLHIDIVGTQSTVDSKAYYNTLKSLNANLIVRQKALPDFVQMVEHDLAGTKQAQAAVYAQLHDWVSETVDGQKADALVLGCTHFPILTKEISEACGPDVTIVDPAIAEIGQTFEILKADDALYDSTKINSHTGDTIYTTGSIDRFAKFAKRWLGDDQLTVKELKISDQGLFE
- the mutM gene encoding bifunctional DNA-formamidopyrimidine glycosylase/DNA-(apurinic or apyrimidinic site) lyase; translated protein: MPELPEVETVRRGLSKYFANEKIVAVQVLYRKLLLGDPEEFIQQVTGSTVREVDRRGKFLLLRLNNRQTIVSHMRMEGRYAIEDGSAQPRKHTEAIFKLANGSQIFYDDTRKFGKMQLVVTGQETEEVRSLATMGPEPTEATLTLDYLFARLQKSKKAIKGWLLDQNNLAGLGNIYADEVLWMSKINPLRPACRINREEAELLRENIIQELAFAIDQGGSTVHSFIDASGHAGHMQDKLHAYGRVGQPCERDGYELVKIKVAQRGTTYCPHCQK
- the coaE gene encoding dephospho-CoA kinase (Dephospho-CoA kinase (CoaE) performs the final step in coenzyme A biosynthesis.); protein product: MKIKKIGLTGGIGSGKTTVAKIFAELGYTIIDADQVAHEVVMPGRFELEEIKNAFGISVMKGASLDRKKLGQIVFSDPRALKQLNAILQPSIKQLIQMRMEFLENEGRVHTLIVDIPLLYERHWEKDLDAVIVVNADKKTRIDRIMQRDHLSQQDAVNRIASQMPLSEKAALADFVIENTGDKNALKKCVLQFISENSLQA